A stretch of Lathyrus oleraceus cultivar Zhongwan6 chromosome 6, CAAS_Psat_ZW6_1.0, whole genome shotgun sequence DNA encodes these proteins:
- the LOC127094908 gene encoding uncharacterized protein LOC127094908, with amino-acid sequence MPLRVAKGQVVEDFIVDHSIDANAQNYLELEPWKLYFDGSSHKDGTCIGVVIISPNKIPTRFKYKVEGICSNNEAEYEVLIAGLEILLELGATRVEIMGDSELVIKKITKKYRCIKENLIMYFIIASHLLKRFEIATIRYIPRLENQVANDLAQIASGYKISKENLQKVIEVRGKVVETKLIPLDLEKTKLGYANKGNFEILAIHNLTDEDWRKLIVVYLQNPTASTDQKTRYRALSYVLFGTKLFKKSPEGILLKCLSESEAYLALSNVHNGACGEHQVGHQMKWLLFRQGMYWPTMLKYLIEFAKGCQECQGIEVIPLPNVNQEDVIEFIQKHIIYRFGIPETITTDQGSVFTGRKMHEFAKEMGFKLLTSTPYYAQANGQVEAANKVIIGLIKKHVGKKPGNLHKTLDQILWACRTSPKEATKLTPFRLTFGHDIVLLVEIHLQSMRIQRHHELPTESY; translated from the exons ATGCCATTAAGAGTTGCTAAAGGACAAGTAGTAGAAGATTTTATAGTCGACCACTCCATAGATGCAAATGCACAGAACTATCTCGAATTGGAACCTTGGAAGTTGTACTTCGATGGGTCTAGTCACAAGGATGGTACATGCATCGgggttgtaattatttctcctaataaaattccaacaagATTTAAGTATAAAGTAGAGGGTATCTGTTCAAACAATGAGGCTGAATATGAAGTCCTTATAGCAGGACTTGAAatattgttggaattgggggcaactcgagtcgaaataatgggtgactcagAGTTAGTCATAAAGAAAATCACAAAGAAATATAGATGTATTAAGGAGAATTTAATTATGTACTTCATAATAGCCAGTCACCTGCTAAAAAGATTTGAAATTGCTACTATTCGATACATACCTCGACTAGAAAATCAAGTGGCTAACGATTTAGCTCAGATTGCATCCgggtataaaatttcaaaagaaaatttgCAAAAAGTCATCGAAGTTAGAGGAAAGGTCGTGGAAACCAAATTAATACCTCTAGACTTAGAAAAGACAAAGTTGGGATATGCTAACAAAGGAAACTTCGAAATATTGGCAATACACAATTTGACAGATGAAGATTGGAGGAAACTAATAGTGGTGTATCTGCAGAATCCAACGGCGTCTACTGATCAAAAAACTAGGTATCGAGCATTGAGTTATGTTCTTTTTGGTACAAAGTTGTTTAAAAAGTCTCCTGAGGGAATTCTGCTTAAGTGCCTCAGTGAGTCAGAGGCGTACTTAGCCCTTTCGAATGTCCATAATGGAGCGTGTGGGGAACACCAAGTTGGTCATCAGATGAAATGGCTTTTATTTCGCCAAGGGATGTATTGGCCTACTATGTTGAAATATTTAATTGAATTCGCAAAGGGATGCCAAGAATGTCAG GGGATTGAAGTTATACCTTTACCAAATGTGAATCAAGAGGATGTGATTGAGTTTATCCAGAAGCACattatttatagatttggaatcccaGAGACGATTACAACGGATCAAGGGTCAGTATTCACTGGTCGGAAAATGCATGAATTTGCCAAAGAAATGGGTTTCAAACTGTTAACTTCGACGCCTTATTATGCTCAGGCCAATGGACAAGTCGAAGCTGCCAATAAAGTGATCATTGGTTTGATTAAAAAGCATGTAGGGAAGAAGCCTGGGAATTTGCATAAAACTCTAGACCAGATTTTATGGGCATGTCGTACCTCTCCCAAAGAGGCCACTAAGTTAACCCCTTTTCGGCTAACCTTTGGCCACGATATTGTTCTACTAGTAGAAATTCACCTACAATCTATGAGGATTCAAAGGCACCATGAACTTCCAACAGAATCATATTGA